In a single window of the Pandoraea pulmonicola genome:
- a CDS encoding MlaD family protein, with the protein MENKSHAFMAGLFTLVLLAAVAAAVYWFNRDNRVRVPYDLVAHTNVNGLNPESVVRYRGLAVGKVDFIKFDPHAPGQILIRILVNEGTPMTKSTFATLSYQGVTGLAFVQLDDDGDDRTMLPSSAAHVAQLRLRPGFIDELQRRGNSLVRQLEEASSSVNQLLSPENRQAVMDSINSVKTAAQSVNRVAQQLEPVTRQLPETVRELNGTLTGANRLTQQLSDPQGPLVRNLDSVGRAADQAASSLAAFEGTMHTFEGSLQQEALPRLNTLSDDLRFTTQAVGQAAETINRNPRALLFGTSPPPPGPGESGFSWPGGAGR; encoded by the coding sequence ATGGAAAATAAATCGCACGCTTTCATGGCGGGCCTCTTCACGCTGGTGTTGCTCGCGGCGGTTGCCGCCGCGGTGTACTGGTTCAACCGGGACAATCGCGTGCGCGTACCCTACGATCTCGTGGCGCACACCAATGTGAACGGTTTGAATCCCGAGTCCGTCGTTCGCTATCGCGGGCTGGCCGTGGGCAAGGTGGACTTCATCAAGTTCGATCCGCATGCGCCGGGTCAGATCCTGATTCGCATTCTGGTCAACGAAGGCACGCCGATGACCAAGTCGACTTTCGCCACGCTGAGCTATCAGGGCGTGACCGGCCTGGCCTTCGTGCAACTCGACGACGACGGGGATGACCGCACCATGCTGCCGTCGAGCGCGGCGCACGTTGCGCAACTGCGTCTGCGCCCGGGCTTCATCGACGAGTTGCAGCGACGCGGTAACAGTCTGGTGCGCCAGCTCGAGGAAGCGAGTTCCTCGGTCAATCAACTGCTCTCGCCCGAGAACCGGCAAGCGGTGATGGATTCGATCAACAGTGTGAAGACGGCGGCGCAGAGCGTGAATCGCGTGGCGCAGCAGCTCGAACCCGTTACCAGACAGTTGCCGGAGACCGTGCGTGAACTCAATGGCACGCTCACCGGCGCGAATCGTCTGACCCAGCAATTGTCCGATCCACAAGGGCCGCTGGTGCGCAATCTGGATAGCGTCGGGCGGGCGGCGGATCAAGCGGCGTCGAGTCTCGCGGCGTTCGAAGGCACGATGCATACCTTCGAGGGTTCCCTGCAGCAGGAAGCGCTGCCGCGCCTCAATACGCTCTCCGACGATCTTCGCTTTACGACGCAAGCCGTTGGTCAAGCGGCTGAGACCATCAATCGCAATCCGCGCGCGCTGCTGTTCGGAACCTCTCCGCCGCCACCCGGTCCGGGTGAGTCGGGCTTCTCGTGGCCCGGTGGAGCAGGCCGATGA
- a CDS encoding ABC-type transport auxiliary lipoprotein family protein, which yields MMRDTVMQGEIEMTEPTGIQSIRQGAKVRMARALATWCLYAGVAALVAGCASSAPSGGLTRFDLGPPTVPAASTGNAAVVAAASDVAASGASGAGASRLSPLKVVVNAPNWLDSDVIYYRLPSSEGDQARAYANSRWLASPARLFGDRLRGALSVERAVLAAGDPTAAPALRVELEEFSQYFDSASASHGVVQVRATLFDGPKLLAQTTLRAQAPAASADAAGGARALATASDAVQTQLIQWLAGRVPAPSATTRAPAQSRALPALSPAQAR from the coding sequence ATGATGCGCGATACCGTCATGCAAGGGGAAATCGAGATGACCGAGCCGACCGGGATCCAGTCGATCCGGCAGGGTGCAAAAGTGAGAATGGCACGCGCGTTGGCCACATGGTGTCTCTATGCCGGGGTGGCCGCGCTTGTGGCCGGATGCGCGAGCTCCGCGCCGTCGGGGGGGCTCACGCGTTTCGATCTCGGGCCGCCGACGGTGCCCGCCGCATCGACCGGTAACGCGGCCGTCGTCGCCGCCGCGTCGGATGTGGCGGCATCGGGCGCCTCGGGGGCGGGGGCATCGCGCCTGTCGCCGCTCAAGGTGGTGGTCAACGCGCCGAACTGGCTCGACTCCGACGTGATCTATTACCGGTTGCCGTCGAGCGAAGGCGATCAGGCGCGCGCGTATGCGAACAGCCGATGGCTCGCGTCGCCCGCGCGGTTGTTTGGCGATCGCCTGCGCGGGGCCCTGTCCGTCGAACGCGCCGTGCTCGCGGCGGGTGACCCGACTGCGGCGCCGGCATTGCGGGTGGAGCTCGAGGAGTTCTCGCAGTACTTCGACAGTGCGTCGGCGAGCCACGGCGTGGTGCAGGTGCGGGCCACGTTGTTCGATGGACCAAAGCTGCTCGCACAAACGACGCTGCGCGCGCAAGCGCCTGCAGCGAGCGCCGATGCCGCCGGTGGGGCGCGTGCGCTGGCAACTGCGAGCGATGCCGTGCAGACGCAGTTGATTCAATGGCTCGCGGGCCGTGTGCCCGCACCCTCGGCGACGACTCGTGCGCCGGCGCAGTCGCGTGCTTTGCCGGCGCTCTCGCCGGCACAGGCGCGGTAA
- a CDS encoding VanZ family protein — protein MPELDVKPWQRRASPLTRQALLCLILLIAYASLYPFEFQHAAVGPFDYLLAPLPRWMTTFDVVTNVIGYLPLGMLTVLALHPVWRGVRAVLAALLLGAVLSCGMEALQTYLPTRVASNVDLATNALGALIGGAVAVPLTSPLLDRGWLRHLRFAWFERHASVLLVLLALWPWAQAYPQQFLFGDGDLVRQVWLWQDPDVTDLVLDWVPRLGQLQDYLSALDAVASHALWETVVTACGTVLAGLLATLTMRRSAPRVPLLCALFISAFAIKAIAAAWQFSPLQAFDWVTAGAIYGLVIGVLVLLVAGRGPRALRGVVALAALIVLLVLVNLLPANPYYEAALQSWRQGRYVHFNVLARWLAWTWPYLVLIYLLAMFDPSHRGPARGVGKSG, from the coding sequence ATGCCGGAGCTGGATGTCAAACCCTGGCAACGACGCGCGTCTCCGCTCACGCGCCAGGCGTTGCTTTGTCTGATTCTGCTGATCGCGTACGCGAGCCTGTATCCGTTCGAATTCCAGCACGCCGCCGTCGGACCGTTCGACTATCTGCTCGCACCGCTGCCACGATGGATGACGACGTTCGACGTCGTTACCAATGTGATCGGTTACCTGCCCCTCGGCATGTTGACGGTGTTGGCGCTGCATCCCGTGTGGCGCGGCGTCCGGGCTGTGCTCGCGGCGCTGCTGCTGGGCGCGGTGCTCTCGTGCGGCATGGAGGCGCTGCAGACCTACTTGCCCACGCGTGTGGCGTCGAACGTCGATCTCGCGACGAACGCCCTGGGCGCGCTCATCGGTGGCGCCGTCGCAGTCCCGCTCACGAGCCCGCTGCTCGATCGCGGCTGGTTGCGGCATCTGCGCTTCGCCTGGTTCGAGCGCCACGCCAGCGTGCTGCTCGTGTTGCTCGCCCTCTGGCCGTGGGCGCAGGCGTACCCGCAGCAATTCCTCTTCGGTGACGGCGACCTCGTGCGGCAGGTCTGGCTCTGGCAGGATCCTGACGTGACCGACCTCGTGCTCGACTGGGTGCCGCGGCTGGGACAACTGCAGGACTATCTCTCCGCGCTCGATGCCGTGGCCAGCCACGCGTTGTGGGAAACGGTCGTGACGGCTTGCGGTACGGTGCTGGCCGGTTTGCTCGCCACGCTGACGATGCGCCGCTCGGCGCCGCGAGTGCCGTTGCTTTGCGCGCTGTTCATCAGCGCGTTCGCGATCAAGGCGATCGCCGCGGCGTGGCAGTTCTCGCCGCTGCAGGCGTTCGATTGGGTCACGGCCGGCGCGATCTACGGGCTCGTCATCGGCGTGCTGGTGCTGCTGGTGGCCGGGCGAGGGCCGCGAGCATTGCGCGGTGTGGTCGCATTGGCCGCGCTCATCGTGCTGCTGGTGCTCGTAAACCTGCTGCCCGCAAACCCGTATTACGAGGCGGCGCTCCAATCGTGGCGGCAAGGCCGGTACGTGCACTTCAATGTGCTCGCGCGCTGGCTCGCATGGACCTGGCCATACCTCGTGCTGATTTACCTGCTCGCCATGTTCGATCCCAGCCACCGCGGCCCTGCCCGCGGTGTCGGCAAATCCGGCTGA
- a CDS encoding (2Fe-2S) ferredoxin domain-containing protein, whose product MATQSQYYKHHVFFCLNQREPGADRPSCANCNAQSMQEYAKKKVKELGLAGPGKVRVNKAGCLDRCELGPVVVVYPEGTWYTYFDESDIDEIVETHLARGEIVERLLID is encoded by the coding sequence ATGGCCACCCAGTCGCAGTACTACAAACACCACGTGTTTTTCTGCCTGAACCAGCGCGAGCCCGGCGCCGACCGCCCTTCGTGTGCGAACTGCAACGCGCAGTCGATGCAGGAGTACGCCAAGAAGAAGGTCAAGGAGCTCGGCCTGGCCGGACCCGGCAAGGTTCGCGTGAACAAGGCGGGATGCCTCGATCGCTGCGAACTCGGGCCCGTCGTGGTCGTCTATCCCGAAGGCACCTGGTACACGTATTTCGACGAATCCGACATCGACGAGATCGTCGAGACGCATCTGGCGCGCGGCGAAATCGTCGAGCGGCTGCTGATCGACTGA
- a CDS encoding alpha/beta hydrolase — MNAQTERFTIDGPIGAIEIAIDRPAGEPRGITLVAHPHPLFGGTLDNKVTQTLARAFVQLGHAVVRPNFRGVGKSEGEHDKGIGERDDLLAVIAWMRRQPGWETLPLALAGFSFGTFVLSHVAKSLEAAGTPAQRLVFVGTAASNWEVATVPADTLVVHGEQDETVPLQSVLDWARPQKLPVVVIPGGEHFFHGLLPLLKQIVVDAWRH, encoded by the coding sequence ATGAACGCTCAGACTGAACGCTTCACCATCGACGGCCCGATCGGCGCCATCGAAATCGCCATCGACCGTCCGGCCGGCGAGCCGCGCGGCATCACGCTCGTCGCCCATCCGCATCCGCTCTTCGGCGGCACGCTCGACAACAAGGTCACGCAGACGCTCGCGCGCGCTTTCGTGCAACTCGGCCACGCCGTGGTGCGCCCGAATTTCCGCGGGGTCGGCAAGTCCGAGGGCGAGCATGACAAAGGCATCGGCGAGCGCGACGATCTTCTCGCCGTGATCGCCTGGATGCGCCGGCAGCCGGGCTGGGAGACGCTGCCGCTGGCCCTTGCGGGTTTCTCATTCGGCACCTTCGTGCTCTCGCACGTGGCGAAGTCGCTCGAAGCCGCGGGCACGCCCGCACAACGTCTGGTTTTCGTGGGAACGGCCGCGAGCAATTGGGAAGTGGCCACGGTACCGGCCGATACGCTGGTTGTTCACGGCGAACAGGACGAGACGGTGCCGCTGCAGTCGGTGCTGGACTGGGCGCGGCCGCAAAAGCTCCCGGTCGTGGTCATCCCGGGCGGCGAGCACTTTTTTCACGGCCTGTTGCCCCTGCTGAAACAGATCGTGGTCGACGCGTGGCGTCATTGA
- a CDS encoding D-alanyl-D-alanine carboxypeptidase family protein, with product MPLSLTSFFSSPMTFNASLSRAAVAAALVACGSLATLPARAQQIPPPPMTAKAWTIVDVTSGQVLAAGDPDARVEPASLTKIMTSYLIFEALRDKRISMEQTVIPGESVRKVGRDESRTFIEAGKPVTVHDLVYGMIIQSGNDASIALAELVGGSQPGFVELMNRAAQRMGLKNTHYTNVDGLTDPQHYTTVADIAKLSTLMIQDFPEYYKIYSEKSFTYNNIRQPNRNRLLYLDPTVDGLKTGHTKEAGYCLVSTASRPLPGVAGVNRRVLSVVVGEPTERARVQDSLSALNYGYQNFDTLRVYGANQVVATPKVWKGKESELKIGVKKDTFITVPKGMADKIKPQLELREPLIAPIANGAPVGTVKVMADGKQLAEFPVVALADVPQASFIGRAWDALRLMFVKK from the coding sequence ATGCCCCTGAGTCTCACTTCGTTTTTCTCTTCGCCAATGACATTCAACGCTTCGCTGTCCCGTGCCGCCGTCGCCGCGGCGCTCGTCGCTTGCGGCTCGCTCGCTACGCTTCCCGCACGTGCTCAACAGATTCCGCCGCCGCCGATGACGGCCAAGGCGTGGACGATCGTCGACGTCACCAGCGGCCAGGTGCTCGCCGCAGGCGATCCGGATGCGCGCGTGGAACCCGCATCGCTCACGAAGATCATGACCTCGTACCTGATCTTCGAAGCGCTGCGCGACAAGCGCATTTCGATGGAACAGACGGTCATTCCGGGCGAGTCGGTTCGCAAGGTGGGCCGTGACGAATCGCGCACCTTCATCGAGGCGGGCAAGCCGGTCACCGTGCACGATCTGGTGTACGGCATGATCATCCAGTCGGGCAACGACGCTTCCATCGCCCTGGCCGAACTCGTCGGCGGCTCGCAACCCGGCTTCGTCGAGCTGATGAACCGCGCGGCGCAGCGCATGGGGCTGAAGAATACGCATTACACGAACGTCGACGGTCTGACCGACCCGCAGCACTACACCACGGTCGCCGACATCGCCAAGCTCTCGACGCTGATGATTCAGGACTTCCCCGAGTACTACAAGATCTACTCGGAGAAGAGTTTCACGTACAACAACATCCGTCAGCCGAACCGCAATCGTTTGCTGTATCTCGATCCGACGGTCGACGGCCTGAAGACCGGCCACACGAAGGAAGCGGGCTACTGCCTCGTGTCGACGGCTTCGCGTCCGCTGCCCGGCGTCGCCGGCGTGAACCGCCGCGTGCTGTCGGTGGTCGTGGGCGAGCCGACCGAACGCGCCCGCGTGCAGGACAGCCTCTCGGCGCTCAACTACGGTTACCAGAACTTCGACACGCTGCGCGTGTACGGTGCGAACCAGGTCGTGGCCACGCCCAAGGTGTGGAAGGGCAAGGAGAGCGAGCTGAAGATCGGTGTGAAGAAGGACACGTTCATCACCGTCCCCAAGGGCATGGCCGACAAGATCAAGCCGCAGCTCGAACTGCGCGAACCGCTGATCGCCCCGATCGCCAACGGCGCGCCCGTCGGCACGGTCAAGGTCATGGCCGACGGCAAGCAACTCGCCGAATTCCCGGTCGTGGCGCTGGCCGATGTGCCGCAGGCCAGCTTCATCGGCCGTGCATGGGACGCGCTGCGCCTGATGTTCGTGAAGAAGTAA
- a CDS encoding D-amino acid aminotransferase, with protein sequence MDNPTVWLNGELIALSDAKISVLDRGFLFGDGIYEVVPVYHGKPFRLAQHLDRLERSLAEIRIANPYTRAEWEALFARLSATCAADPHSVYVQVTRGVAPRQHTFPKDIAPTVFGIATPLSLPSREKVEQGVGAVTHEDRRWLNCHIKSTSLLGNVLMAQYAADHDVQETIQFRDGYLTEASSSNVWVIRGGEMFAPQRDNRILEGIRYGALADLARECGIRFEERPVTEAEVRSADELLITSATKEVLAVVSLDGKPVGDGKPGPVFRALYAAYQRAKEAL encoded by the coding sequence ATGGATAACCCCACCGTCTGGCTCAATGGCGAACTGATCGCGCTCAGCGACGCGAAGATCTCCGTTCTCGATCGCGGTTTTCTCTTTGGTGACGGCATCTACGAAGTCGTGCCCGTCTACCACGGCAAGCCCTTCCGTCTGGCGCAGCATCTCGATCGCCTCGAGCGCAGCCTCGCCGAGATCCGCATCGCCAATCCTTACACGCGCGCCGAATGGGAAGCGCTCTTCGCGCGTCTGTCGGCGACATGCGCCGCCGATCCGCACAGCGTCTACGTGCAGGTCACGCGTGGCGTGGCGCCGCGCCAGCACACGTTCCCGAAGGACATCGCGCCGACCGTGTTCGGTATCGCGACTCCGCTCTCGCTGCCGAGCCGCGAGAAGGTCGAGCAGGGCGTGGGCGCCGTCACGCACGAGGATCGCCGCTGGCTGAATTGCCACATCAAGTCGACCTCGCTGCTGGGCAACGTGCTGATGGCGCAGTACGCGGCCGATCACGACGTGCAGGAAACCATCCAGTTCCGCGACGGGTATCTGACCGAGGCGTCGTCGAGCAACGTATGGGTGATCCGGGGCGGTGAAATGTTCGCGCCGCAGCGTGATAATCGGATCCTGGAAGGCATTCGCTACGGTGCGCTGGCGGATCTCGCGCGCGAATGCGGTATTCGCTTCGAGGAGCGGCCGGTCACCGAAGCGGAAGTGCGCAGCGCCGACGAACTGCTCATCACGTCGGCCACGAAGGAAGTGCTCGCCGTCGTCTCGCTCGACGGCAAGCCCGTCGGCGACGGCAAGCCGGGGCCCGTCTTCCGTGCACTGTACGCGGCCTATCAACGCGCCAAGGAGGCCCTATGA
- a CDS encoding DUF493 family protein, with protein MTTEKKETLLEFPCDFPIKVMGATQDGFADAIVALLREFDAEFDAATVEMRPSSTGKYLGLTVTVRAHSKAHLDDIYRALTGHPMVKVVL; from the coding sequence ATGACGACGGAAAAGAAGGAAACCCTGCTCGAATTCCCGTGCGACTTTCCCATCAAGGTAATGGGGGCGACGCAGGACGGTTTTGCCGACGCCATCGTGGCGCTGCTGCGCGAGTTCGATGCCGAATTCGACGCGGCCACCGTGGAAATGCGTCCGTCGAGCACGGGCAAATATCTCGGGCTGACCGTGACGGTACGTGCGCATTCGAAAGCGCATCTCGACGATATCTATCGCGCCCTGACGGGCCATCCGATGGTCAAGGTCGTGCTGTAA
- a CDS encoding transcriptional regulator GcvA, translating into MDLRRLPNLSALRAFEAAARLESFSRAAEELFVTHGAISHQIRALEQELGTTLFARNGKRISITPAGRQYALSIRAALGDIAQATRKLQAGTRGERRLVLTTMPSFASRWLTPRIGRFIDRHPELEVELRCSAELIDFERDDVDVALRMGKGNWPGLHIEKVLDDVFFPACSPTYNKGQLPRTAEEFRRSTLLRSEGEPWAPWFAAAGFDLPEPSQGMMYQDSGMLSQAAIVGQGVALVRRSLAVGDIMAGRLVRLSDVDTPCEWDYYFVCPPGVLETQRVQAFRTWFLEELAAFESVKHIQRRPTRPSPAALAAGMAATAGEMTTDAQLGLDPIVPMDDDGSPTPA; encoded by the coding sequence ATGGATCTTCGGAGACTTCCCAACCTGAGTGCCCTGCGCGCCTTCGAGGCGGCTGCCCGCCTGGAGAGCTTCTCGCGCGCGGCCGAGGAATTGTTCGTCACGCACGGCGCGATCAGCCATCAGATTCGCGCGCTCGAACAGGAACTGGGTACGACCCTGTTCGCGCGCAACGGCAAGCGCATCAGCATCACGCCGGCCGGGCGGCAATACGCGTTGTCGATTCGCGCCGCGCTGGGCGACATTGCGCAGGCTACGCGCAAGCTGCAGGCCGGCACGCGCGGCGAGCGGCGGCTCGTGCTGACCACGATGCCGTCGTTCGCGAGCCGCTGGCTCACGCCGCGCATCGGCCGCTTCATCGACCGGCATCCGGAGCTCGAAGTGGAGTTACGTTGCAGTGCCGAGCTCATCGACTTCGAGCGTGACGACGTGGACGTCGCGTTGCGCATGGGCAAAGGGAACTGGCCGGGGTTGCATATCGAGAAGGTGCTCGACGACGTCTTCTTCCCCGCGTGCAGTCCCACGTACAACAAGGGTCAGCTACCGAGAACCGCCGAGGAATTTCGCCGCAGCACGTTGCTGCGCTCGGAAGGCGAGCCGTGGGCGCCCTGGTTTGCGGCTGCCGGGTTCGACTTGCCCGAACCGTCGCAGGGCATGATGTATCAGGATTCCGGCATGCTCTCGCAGGCGGCCATCGTCGGCCAGGGCGTGGCGCTCGTGCGGCGCTCGCTCGCGGTCGGCGACATCATGGCCGGACGCCTCGTGCGGCTGTCCGACGTCGATACGCCATGCGAATGGGATTACTATTTCGTGTGCCCGCCGGGCGTGCTGGAGACGCAACGCGTGCAGGCGTTCAGGACATGGTTTCTGGAAGAGCTGGCGGCGTTCGAATCGGTCAAGCACATACAGCGCCGCCCGACGCGTCCGAGCCCCGCCGCGCTGGCCGCGGGCATGGCCGCCACAGCCGGCGAGATGACCACGGACGCTCAGTTGGGCCTGGACCCGATCGTGCCGATGGACGACGACGGCTCGCCGACGCCCGCGTGA
- a CDS encoding DUF2917 domain-containing protein, producing the protein MTKVQYFYGIRPGEVVTLDLHHEHTLVARGAAVWVTRAGDPHDYWLMPGQRLAVEPGRRYWVSSDEGAEAQLERDVAHRFAITRVLRKWLAGRRAAREANSCTAAA; encoded by the coding sequence TTGACAAAGGTTCAGTACTTCTACGGTATTCGTCCGGGCGAAGTCGTCACCCTCGACCTCCATCACGAGCATACGCTTGTCGCGCGCGGTGCGGCGGTCTGGGTGACGCGGGCCGGCGACCCGCACGACTACTGGTTGATGCCGGGCCAGCGCCTTGCCGTCGAGCCGGGACGCCGTTACTGGGTATCGTCGGACGAAGGCGCCGAAGCACAACTCGAGCGCGATGTGGCGCACCGCTTCGCCATTACCCGGGTGCTGCGCAAGTGGCTCGCCGGACGCCGGGCGGCTCGCGAAGCCAACTCGTGCACTGCGGCGGCCTAA
- a CDS encoding DMT family transporter, whose amino-acid sequence MTQASSPTSHPDPAQLRHAQAEERLGRVLMIAAMVISGTIGYFVLMSGQPALNVVFLRCLIGAASLCAWCAYRGYWRGLRLARWQVLNVALGAITLVSNWYFLFTAYRMTSVGITTVVYNVQPFLLVLASAVITRERPSLATLGCLGVAFAGLIILAEPGGAHGEGYLLGVASALAAASLYAATTLFTKKLAGTLRPEIIAALHMTIGAVVFVWMADFGHLPSAPREIGAIVTLGLFHTTFMYLLLYGAFQKASTSSLAVFGFVYPVVAVAVDFLAFGIVLHPTQWLGGVMILVAAGWYAKRLGAAPVKSAEVAKPANRA is encoded by the coding sequence ATGACCCAAGCCAGTTCCCCGACTTCCCATCCCGATCCCGCCCAATTGCGCCACGCGCAGGCCGAAGAGCGGCTTGGCCGCGTGTTGATGATTGCCGCCATGGTGATCTCCGGCACGATCGGCTATTTCGTGCTGATGTCGGGACAGCCGGCGCTCAACGTGGTCTTTCTGCGTTGCCTGATCGGGGCGGCCAGTCTTTGTGCCTGGTGTGCCTATCGCGGCTATTGGCGAGGGCTGCGCCTGGCACGCTGGCAAGTGCTCAACGTCGCACTCGGCGCGATCACTCTCGTTTCCAACTGGTATTTCCTGTTCACCGCCTACCGGATGACTTCGGTCGGCATCACCACCGTCGTCTACAACGTGCAGCCGTTCCTGCTGGTGCTCGCAAGCGCGGTCATCACGCGCGAGCGTCCGTCGCTCGCCACGCTGGGTTGCCTGGGCGTCGCATTTGCCGGGTTGATCATCCTGGCCGAGCCGGGGGGCGCGCATGGCGAGGGTTATCTGCTCGGCGTCGCAAGCGCACTGGCCGCCGCGTCGTTGTACGCCGCGACCACGCTCTTCACCAAGAAGCTGGCGGGCACGCTTCGTCCGGAAATCATCGCCGCGCTGCACATGACCATCGGTGCCGTCGTATTCGTCTGGATGGCGGACTTCGGTCATCTGCCGTCGGCGCCGCGCGAAATCGGCGCCATCGTCACGCTGGGACTGTTCCACACGACATTCATGTATCTGCTGCTGTACGGCGCATTTCAGAAGGCGTCGACGTCGAGCCTTGCCGTGTTCGGCTTCGTCTACCCCGTGGTGGCGGTCGCCGTCGACTTTCTCGCTTTCGGCATCGTGCTGCATCCGACGCAGTGGCTCGGCGGCGTGATGATCCTCGTGGCCGCCGGCTGGTACGCCAAAAGGCTCGGTGCCGCACCCGTGAAGTCGGCCGAAGTGGCGAAGCCCGCGAACCGGGCCTGA
- the lipB gene encoding lipoyl(octanoyl) transferase LipB — protein sequence MTSPIEVCWRGTEDYATSFDAMRAYTDARGPHAPDQLWIVQHPPVYTLGLAGDPAHLLVADTGIPLVKVDRGGQITYHGPGQVVIYLLVDLRRRKLGVREMVRLIEQAVIDTLGAYNLEVERRAGAPGIYVSPGEGAAAHAGAKIAALGLKIRNGCSYHGVSLNVAMDLRPFDWINPCGYAGLQTVDMATLGVAARWDEVAARLAQQLGHHLEQHTAPADAAPPTHTAGTANGIDVAASANAAA from the coding sequence ATGACCTCCCCGATCGAAGTGTGCTGGCGCGGCACCGAAGACTACGCCACATCGTTCGACGCCATGCGCGCGTACACCGATGCGCGTGGCCCGCACGCCCCGGATCAACTCTGGATTGTTCAGCATCCGCCCGTCTATACGCTGGGATTGGCCGGCGACCCCGCTCATCTGCTCGTTGCCGACACCGGCATTCCGCTCGTCAAAGTCGATCGTGGGGGCCAGATCACCTATCACGGCCCCGGCCAGGTGGTGATCTACCTGCTCGTGGACCTGCGCCGGCGCAAGCTCGGCGTGCGCGAGATGGTGCGTTTGATCGAGCAGGCGGTGATCGACACCCTTGGAGCGTATAATCTCGAGGTTGAGCGCCGGGCCGGCGCGCCGGGCATCTATGTGAGTCCGGGCGAGGGCGCCGCAGCGCATGCCGGCGCGAAAATCGCCGCGCTCGGGTTGAAGATCCGCAACGGATGCAGCTATCACGGCGTGTCGTTGAACGTCGCAATGGACCTGCGGCCGTTCGACTGGATCAATCCGTGCGGCTATGCCGGCCTGCAAACCGTAGACATGGCCACGCTTGGCGTGGCCGCCCGCTGGGACGAAGTGGCCGCGCGACTGGCGCAGCAACTCGGCCATCACCTCGAACAGCACACCGCGCCGGCAGACGCCGCGCCCCCGACCCATACGGCTGGTACGGCCAATGGGATCGATGTGGCCGCGAGCGCCAACGCCGCTGCCTGA
- the lipA gene encoding lipoyl synthase produces the protein MTTTVTQNDTANKEVRTIDGEYDATAKQKSQAKTARIPIKIVPVERLKKPDWIRVKAATHTSRFYEIKQILREHNLHTVCEEASCPNIGECFGKGTATFMIMGDKCTRRCPFCDVGHGRPDPLDVDEPLNLAKTIAAMRLKYVVITSVDRDDLRDGGAQHFVDCIRHVRELSPQTRIEILTPDFRARLDRALGILNAAPPDVMNHNLETVPRLYKEARPGSDYQHSLTLLKEFKAKHPDVATKSGLMVGLGETDEEILQVMRDLRAHNVDMLTIGQYLQPSEHHLPVRRYVTPETFKMFEEEAYKMGFTHAAVGAMVRSSYHADVQAHEAGVADAI, from the coding sequence ATGACCACCACCGTGACTCAGAACGACACCGCGAACAAGGAAGTTCGCACGATCGACGGCGAATACGACGCCACTGCCAAGCAAAAGTCGCAGGCGAAGACTGCACGTATTCCGATCAAGATCGTACCTGTCGAGCGTCTGAAGAAGCCGGACTGGATTCGCGTGAAGGCGGCGACCCATACGTCGCGCTTCTACGAGATCAAGCAGATCCTGCGCGAGCACAACCTGCACACGGTGTGCGAAGAGGCGAGCTGCCCGAACATCGGCGAGTGCTTCGGCAAGGGCACGGCCACGTTCATGATCATGGGCGACAAGTGCACGCGTCGCTGCCCGTTCTGCGACGTGGGCCACGGCCGCCCGGATCCGCTCGATGTGGACGAGCCGCTCAATCTCGCGAAGACCATCGCCGCGATGCGTCTGAAGTACGTGGTGATCACGAGCGTGGACCGCGACGATCTGCGCGACGGCGGCGCCCAGCACTTCGTCGATTGCATTCGTCACGTGCGCGAGCTCTCGCCGCAAACCCGCATCGAAATCCTCACGCCGGATTTCCGCGCTCGTCTCGATCGCGCGCTCGGCATTCTCAACGCCGCGCCGCCCGACGTGATGAACCACAACCTCGAAACGGTGCCGCGTCTATATAAAGAAGCGCGTCCCGGTTCGGACTACCAGCATTCGCTTACGCTGCTCAAGGAATTCAAGGCGAAGCATCCGGACGTTGCCACCAAGTCGGGCCTGATGGTCGGCCTGGGCGAGACGGACGAGGAAATTCTCCAGGTCATGCGCGACCTGCGTGCACACAACGTCGACATGCTGACGATCGGCCAGTATCTGCAGCCGTCGGAGCACCATTTGCCGGTGCGCCGCTACGTGACGCCGGAAACGTTCAAGATGTTCGAAGAGGAAGCCTACAAGATGGGCTTCACGCACGCCGCCGTGGGCGCGATGGTGCGCTCGAGCTATCACGCCGACGTGCAGGCGCACGAAGCCGGCGTGGCCGACGCCATCTGA